The genomic stretch AGAATCCTGGCACTTAACCAACCTTACTCCCCTGAAATCAGTTGAGTCCAGTTTCCCGGTGGATGAGGGAACTGCTGATGTGGTGTTTATGTCAAATGTATTCCATGAACTTGATGACCACAATCTGGCATTAAAAGAGGTTATCAGGATATTGAAGAGCGATGGCATCCTGGCAGTTGTTGACTGGAAGAAGGAAAGTACACCAGTGGGACCGCCAGTGGAATATCGATTCTCTGAACTGGATGTGACAGGGATACTGCAGTTGTGTGGATTTAAACTGACTGAGATAAGAGAAGCTGGACCTTACCATTACCTGATAGTGTGTTCCGGACCGTCGGAGTGATACTATGGCAATAGCATACATAGACCCTGAACAGTGCGATAATTCACCCATGTGCCCGCTACCTGATGTGTGCAAGCAAGGTCCCATCGAGTTTTCACATGATATTTGAATCCAATTTAAATGAACAGGCATGAATCGGCTGTAGTGAGTGAACGTTAGTAGAGAGAACGACGAAAGACGATTGATGCACTAAACTGAAGGGGACGGGCCGAAGCATGAGGCCGGTTCCCGGGTCTCTAAACACTAATCTTCACTTCCCGACATTACGGG from Methanosarcinales archaeon encodes the following:
- a CDS encoding class I SAM-dependent methyltransferase; the encoded protein is MSHKFDVKNAAVLDNPDRRDFLNPEAILDMIPLDKNTVFVDVCAGTGYFALPAAARVRQVLALDILDEMVEVIRAKAESWHLTNLTPLKSVESSFPVDEGTADVVFMSNVFHELDDHNLALKEVIRILKSDGILAVVDWKKESTPVGPPVEYRFSELDVTGILQLCGFKLTEIREAGPYHYLIVCSGPSE